From Sporolactobacillus pectinivorans:
TTTTTATTTGACGTCTAATATTCTATTGCTGCCGCGGCTTGGGTCTGCGCTAACGGTTGTTGTTACTTTGCTTGGCCAAATGATTATGGCTTTATCGATTGATCACTTCGGATGGTTTCATGTTCCTGTCCATGAATTAAATGGCCCAAGAATTACCGGCATCGTATTCATGTTAATTGGCGTTTTTGTCATAAAAAAATATTAATAAACAAGGGAGCTTATTCTTCATGAAAAACAAATCATCGTATTTAATACTTTACATGTTCCTTGGCCTGTTTGCGGGAATGCTGTCACCGATTCAAACATCGATTAATTCAGAACTGAGAAGCGATGTTCAATCTCCACTTGTTGCGTCTCTCATTTCTTTTTCAGTAGGAACAATAGCTCTTTTTCTTCTTGTTTCGATTATTGAGCATCGGCGGTTATTCAATACGAACATCTTAGAAAAGGGGAGAAGAGTCATTTCAGAGAATCCCTGGTGGCTCTGGATAGGAGGGATACTGGGAGTTGTTTTTGTAACATCTAATATATTTTTGTTGCCCGTTATCGGGGCTGCTTTAACTGTTGTTTTGGCTTTATGTGGTCAGATGGTCATCGCGCTCATTATTGATCATTTTGGCTGGTTCGGGGTACCCAAACATCAGATAAACATACAACGTATTTTCGGCATTATACTGATGGTTTCAGGAATATTTTTGATTCAGCACTTTTAATATAAGCAGTTTAAAGTAGTCAAGTTTTCTTTAGAAGGAGTGCACTCTCTGTCGAAAATAGATAGAGGGTTTATTTATTCTTTTTCTCAATCCTGGAACTATTAGCGTAAGCAGGCATACATTTTACAAAATATTACCGTGGCGTAAGCTAAAGATATATTTCTAACCAGTCAGGGGGGGTCAAAGACAACACTTTCAAGATTGATGAATGAATTGAGTCTCGTTGTTCTTTAAGCATAAGGTCTTTCAAAAGACTTCAATCTTAAATGGCGACTTTAAGTAAGTCACAGAAATGCTACAAGTTTGCGTAGGGATGTCACCGCTAGGGTACGATTGAAAATGTTCTATCTGGTGCTAATGAAATCGGTCAGCTCTCATTGACGCGTAGTTAGTACGGACTACGCAGCATAAAAGGTTAAATTGCTAATAACTCCTTTAGAGAATTTATCTCTTTTCTTTGACCGTATTCTTTTTTTGCATTTGTTCTGTTTATTAAAACCGAATATGTACCTATGCTATTGGCTCCTTTAATATCTTTTTGTTCATCACCTACAAATACTAGGTTGTTTGCAGAGACTCCCAGCTTACTTAATAAGTCCAAATAGCCTTGTTTGTTCGGTTTTCTAAAACCAACATCAGCTGAAGTCAATAATACATCAATATAATCTTTAAAGACCTCAATATCAGACAAAACGTAATCTCGATCCATCCCATAAGGCACATCGGTTAATATGCCAATTTTTACGCCTTGTTTTTTTAAAGCTTCTAAAGTATAGATTGTATCATCATATAGTTGTGAAGTTCGGTGAAAGTAAGAATAAAAGGTCTTTTTTGTCTTGTTCAAACATTTATCGATATTTAATTTCCACGTTTCCAATATTTCAGAGAATATTTGGTCAGAAGATACTTCAACTTCTCTATAGGTTATTCTTGTATTATATTTTGATAGAACTTTTTCTCCTGCTTCGATCATATTTTTATTTGGAATACAGTTACAGCTGATCAGAACATCTTTCAGAGCTTCTTTGTACAAGCTTTTCCAATTTAGTGGAACATTTTTGTATTTCATCTGTTGTACAGTAATCACGAACTAGTCAATAAAAAATAAATATACTCTGATATAAGCAAACTTAAAATTACATAGTGAATGTGTTAATTAAGATTTACTATTTTTCTTTGCTTAGTTTTCCTGCTATTTATTTTTCGTATATCTGTCGCAAAGAACACTCCAATGATAACAAAAACCATACCCATTATTTGTTGCCATGTAATAGATGAACCATAGAATAATAACGAGATCCATGTTGCGTTAATGGGCACTAAATTCATATACATGCTCGTTTTGCTCGCTCCAATCTTTTGTATTCCCTTATTCCAAAGAAAGAAAGCGACGACGGTTGAGCATAAAGTC
This genomic window contains:
- a CDS encoding DMT family transporter codes for the protein MKNKSSYLILYMFLGLFAGMLSPIQTSINSELRSDVQSPLVASLISFSVGTIALFLLVSIIEHRRLFNTNILEKGRRVISENPWWLWIGGILGVVFVTSNIFLLPVIGAALTVVLALCGQMVIALIIDHFGWFGVPKHQINIQRIFGIILMVSGIFLIQHF
- a CDS encoding HAD family hydrolase, which produces MKYKNVPLNWKSLYKEALKDVLISCNCIPNKNMIEAGEKVLSKYNTRITYREVEVSSDQIFSEILETWKLNIDKCLNKTKKTFYSYFHRTSQLYDDTIYTLEALKKQGVKIGILTDVPYGMDRDYVLSDIEVFKDYIDVLLTSADVGFRKPNKQGYLDLLSKLGVSANNLVFVGDEQKDIKGANSIGTYSVLINRTNAKKEYGQRKEINSLKELLAI